A genomic segment from Pectinophora gossypiella chromosome 3, ilPecGoss1.1, whole genome shotgun sequence encodes:
- the LOC126382013 gene encoding uncharacterized protein CG16817-like, with translation MTSDAVATPPSVSWAQRSARVFLTFNVECEKPDIKMEKQMISFKGICEPEHKLHEVVIPLYAEINPDKSTYVNKGRLIEVVLVKENPEAPFWPTLTSDKKKHHWLKVDFERWQDEDESGDEFDDMNDMFSSKIGDFGDENEKDDTSSAEEEDLPDVE, from the coding sequence ATGACTTCGGACGCAGTAGCTACTCCTCCGTCTGTATCGTGGGCACAGAGAAGTGCTCGTGTATTTCTCACATTTAACGTCGAATGTGAAAAACCGGACATAAAAATGGAAAAGCAAATGATTTCTTTTAAAGGGATATGTGAACCAGAGCATAAACTACATGAAGTAGTCATACCTCTTTACGCTGAAATAAATCCAGATAAGAGCACGTACGTTAACAAAGGCAGGTTAATTGAAGTTGTATTAGTTAAAGAGAACCCAGAAGCACCCTTTTGGCCGACTTTAACGAGTGATAAAAAGAAACATCATTGGCTAAAGGTTGATTTTGAACGTTGGCAAGATGAGGATGAGAGTGGTGATGAATTCGACGACATGAATGACATGTTCTCAAGTAAAATAGGCGACTTCGGTGATGAAAACGAAAAAGATGACACAAGCTCTGCAGAAGAGGAAGATCTTCCGGATGTAGAGTAA